In a single window of the Acidobacteriota bacterium genome:
- a CDS encoding CDP-alcohol phosphatidyltransferase family protein: protein MSDSQVSTKVLTIPNLLTFLRMALIPLFAILLVYNREGWALVLFTIAGVSDGIDGFVARRFKQESELGTIIDPIADKLLMTTAFIMLSWPGVLEVSRFLPVPFWVTATVIGRDVLIVTVAASITVMTGFRDFVPSWLGKASTFVQVVAVIMILVAATYPQLRGFYLPTVYTTVVAFAVFSGVHYIFHVARLMRAAETEKPQND, encoded by the coding sequence ATGAGCGACTCCCAGGTTTCAACGAAGGTCCTCACCATTCCGAATCTGCTGACCTTTCTTAGGATGGCGCTGATACCGCTTTTCGCCATCCTGCTCGTATATAATCGCGAAGGCTGGGCTCTCGTACTGTTTACGATCGCCGGCGTTTCGGACGGCATCGACGGTTTCGTCGCACGCCGTTTTAAACAAGAATCCGAACTCGGCACCATCATCGATCCGATCGCCGACAAGCTGCTGATGACCACGGCTTTTATAATGCTTTCCTGGCCCGGTGTGCTTGAAGTTTCGCGGTTTCTTCCCGTTCCGTTTTGGGTAACGGCTACCGTCATCGGCAGAGATGTTCTGATCGTAACGGTGGCCGCATCGATCACGGTGATGACAGGATTTCGCGATTTCGTGCCGTCATGGCTGGGCAAGGCGAGTACTTTTGTTCAGGTTGTTGCGGTGATAATGATCCTCGTTGCGGCTACGTATCCGCAGCTTCGCGGCTTTTATCTTCCTACCGTTTACACCACCGTTGTCGCCTTCGCGGTGTTTTCAGGCGTTCATTACATCTTCCACGTCGCAAGATTAATGCGTGCCGCAGAAACAGAAAAGCCCCAAAACGACTAA
- a CDS encoding metallophosphoesterase: MKRTALKRVKLRDRINAYVAAEKPLRLLADNWTKKAREAIEEANSLSLERVNIELKRLPRKLDGFRIIHLSDIHHSPFTGVEHIERVVKITNRLHPDLIVLTGDYVSHHTEYVAPVAELLGQLKAPHGVHACLGNHDHWTDAELVTRSFRDEGINLLVNEGFRLEVEGGAFWLAGVDDHMVGKTDVKASLLGSFPDEMKMLLAHNPIIFREAARYGVDLTLSGHTHGGQIRVRDAEKGIIPRRRKAGLHRNRGSQLYITRGIGTVVVPVRYQCPPEISLLELKTAK, encoded by the coding sequence ATGAAAAGAACCGCCCTAAAACGTGTTAAGCTCCGTGACCGCATCAACGCCTATGTTGCGGCGGAAAAGCCTTTGCGTTTGTTGGCGGACAATTGGACGAAAAAGGCCAGAGAGGCCATCGAAGAAGCAAACAGCCTGTCACTCGAACGGGTCAATATTGAACTGAAGCGCTTGCCGCGAAAGTTGGACGGTTTTCGCATAATTCACCTTTCGGATATTCACCACAGTCCGTTCACAGGCGTCGAGCATATCGAGCGGGTCGTGAAGATAACTAATCGCCTGCATCCTGACCTGATCGTTTTGACGGGCGATTACGTCTCGCATCATACCGAATATGTTGCTCCCGTGGCAGAGCTTCTTGGACAGCTCAAGGCACCGCACGGCGTTCACGCCTGTCTCGGAAATCATGACCACTGGACCGATGCCGAGCTTGTCACTCGATCGTTTCGAGATGAAGGAATTAACCTCCTCGTGAATGAAGGCTTCCGATTGGAGGTCGAAGGCGGGGCGTTCTGGCTGGCAGGCGTTGACGATCACATGGTCGGTAAAACGGACGTGAAGGCGTCGCTTTTAGGATCATTCCCGGATGAAATGAAGATGCTCCTCGCTCATAACCCGATCATTTTTCGCGAGGCGGCACGCTACGGCGTCGATCTGACGCTGAGCGGACATACGCACGGGGGGCAGATCCGCGTTCGCGATGCAGAAAAAGGTATCATTCCCCGCCGCCGAAAGGCGGGCCTTCATCGCAACCGCGGTTCGCAGCTTTATATAACACGCGGCATCGGCACGGTCGTGGTCCCGGTTCGTTATCAATGTCCGCCCGAGATCTCGCTTCTCGAACTCAAGACCGCAAAATGA